In one window of Equus asinus isolate D_3611 breed Donkey chromosome 16, EquAss-T2T_v2, whole genome shotgun sequence DNA:
- the KCNA3 gene encoding potassium voltage-gated channel subfamily A member 3 — protein MDEHLSLLRSPPPPSARHRAHPAQPPASGGCGAHTLVNPGYAEPAAGPELPRDMTVVPGDHLLEPEAADGGGGPPQGGCGGGGGCDRYEPLPPALPAAGEQDCCGERVVINISGLRFETQLKTLCQFPETLLGDPKRRMRYFDPLRNEYFFDRNRPSFDAILYYYQSGGRIRRPVNVPIDIFSEEIRFYQLGEEAMEKFREDEGFLREEERPLPRRDFQRQVWLLFEYPESSGPARGIAIVSVLVILISIVIFCLETLPEFRDEKDYPSSPSQELSEAAGNSTSAAPAGASSFSDPFFVVETLCIIWFSFELLVRFFACPSKATFSRNIMNLIDIVAIIPYFITLGTELAERQGNGQQAMSLAILRVIRLVRVFRIFKLSRHSKGLQILGQTLKASMRELGLLIFFLFIGVILFSSAVYFAEADDPTSGFSSIPDAFWWAVVTMTTVGYGDMHPVTIGGKIVGSLCAIAGVLTIALPVPVIVSNFNYFYHRETEGEEQAQYMHVGSCQHLSPSAEELRKARSNSTLSKSEYMVIEEGGMNHSAFPQTPFKTGNSTATCTTNNNPNSCVNIKKIFTDV, from the coding sequence ATGGACGAGCACCTCAGCCTCCTGcgctcgccgccgccgccctccGCCCGCCACCGCGCCCACCCTGCGCAGCCCCCAGCGAGCGGCGGCTGCGGCGCCCACACGCTGGTGAACCCCGGCTACGCCGAGCCCGCCGCAGGCCCCGAGCTGCCGCGCGACATGACGGTGGTGCCCGGGGACCACCTGCTGGAGCCCGAGGCTGCCGACGGCGGCGGGGGCCCGCCTCAGGGCGGCTGTGGCGGCGGTGGCGGCTGCGACCGCTACGAGCCGCTGCCGCCCGCGCTGCCGGCCGCCGGGGAGCAGGACTGCTGCGGGGAGCGCGTGGTGATCAACATCTCGGGGCTGCGCTTCGAGACGCAGCTCAAGACCCTCTGCCAGTTCCCGGAGACGCTGCTGGGCGACCCCAAGCGGCGCATGCGGTACTTCGACCCGCTCCGCAACGAGTACTTCTTCGACCGCAACCGGCCCAGCTTCGACGCCATCCTCTACTACTACCAGTCCGGGGGCCGCATCCGCCGGCCGGTCAACGTGCCCATCGACATCTTCTCCGAGGAGATCCGCTTCTACCAGCTGGGCGAGGAGGCCATGGAGAAGTTCCGCGAGGATGAGGGCTTCCTGCGGGAGGAGGAGCGGCCCCTGCCCCGCCGCGACTTCCAGCGCCAGGTGTGGCTGCTCTTCGAGTACCCGGAGAgctcggggccggcccggggcaTCGCCATCGTGTCCGTGCTCGTCATCCTCATCTCCATCGTCATCTTCTGCCTGGAGACGCTGCCCGAGTTCCGCGACGAGAAGGACTACCCCTCCTCGCCGTCGCAGGAGCTGTCCGAGGCGGCGGGCAACAGCACGTCGGCAGCCCCCGCTGGAGCCTCCAGCTTCTCGGACCCCTTCTTCGTGGTGGAGACCCTGTGCATCATCTGGTTCTCCTTTGAGCTGCTGGTGCGGTTCTTCGCCTGCCCCAGCAAAGCCACCTTCTCCCGAAATATCATGAACCTGATAGACATCGTGGCCATCATCCCTTATTTCATCACTCTGGGCACTGAGCTGGCTGAGCGACAGGGCAATGGACAGCAAGCCATGTCCCTGGCCATCTTGAGGGTCATCCGCCTGGTGAGGGTCTTCCGCATCTTCAAGCTCTCTCGCCACTCCAAGGGGCTGCAGATCCTGGGGCAGACGCTGAAGGCTTCCATGCGGGAGTTGGGGTTGctcatctttttcctctttattggGGTCATCCTTTTCTCCAGCGCCGTCTACTTTGCCGAGGCAGACGACCCCACTTCAGGTTTTAGCAGTATCCCGGATGCCTTCTGGTGGGCAGTGGTAACCATGACAACAGTAGGTTACGGTGATATGCACCCAGTGACCATAGGGGGCAAGATTGTGGGGTCACTCTGCGCCATCGCTGGTGTCCTGACCATTGCTTTGCCCGTCCCTGTGATTGTTTCCAACTTCAATTACTTCTACCACCGGGAGACCGAAGGGGAAGAGCAAGCCCAGTACATGCACGTGGGAAGTTGCCAGCACCTCTCCCCTTCTGCCGAGGAGCTCCGAAAAGCAAGGAGTAACTCGACTCTGAGTAAGTCGGAGTATATGGTGATCGAAGAGGGGGGTATGAACCATAGCGCTTTCCCCCAGACCCCCTTCAAAACGGGCAATTCCACTGCCACCTGCACGACGAACAATAATCCCAACTCCTGTGTCAACATCAAAAAGATATTTACCGATGTTTAA